GTTGACGCTGATATCGACCGATTCAGGGACGTGATGATTGCTGATGGAACGGTGTTGCGGCTCCACGAGTTCCTCTCTGATGAGTTCCAAGCCCGTCACGAGGAGCAGGCTGGAGCGACGCTCCACCTGCTCCATAACGCCACCGACAAGACAATTGAACGGATCGACGTAACAGACGAGAAAACGCACGACAGCACGTTGTTCAATACAGGTTCGTGGCTGCAAGGACGGCTCGTTTTGCTCGATCTAGCGTACTTCAAGTACCGCCGCTTCGCGTTAATCGACGAGAACGACGGCTACTTCGTGAGTCGGCTGAAGAAGAGCGCGAACCCGGTGATAACAGAGGAATTACGGGAATGGCGCGGGCGCGCCATTCCCTTGGAGGGCAAGCAGATCCACGATGTGGTCGATGACCTCTCGCGGAAGTACATCGACGTAGAGGTCGAGGCGGAGTTCAAGCGAGGACCGTACGAAGGGACGCGCTCGCTGGATACGAAGCGGTTCCGCGTCGTCGGCGTCCGCGACGAGGACGCCGACGACTACCATCTCTACATCACGAATCTGCCGAGAGAGGAGTTTCTCCCGGCAGATCTAGCAACGCTGTATCGGTGTCGCTGGGAAGTAGAAACGTTGTTCCGTGAGCTGAAGACACAGTACGAACTGGATGAATTCGACACAAGCGACCCGGATGTCGTGGAGATTCTGCTGTATGCGGCGTTGCTGTCACTGCTGGTGAGTCGTGAGCTGTTGGATCTGGTCACCGAGCAGGCTGACGATGAGATCGTGTTTCCGCCGGAACGCTGGGCGGCGACCTTCCGGTCGCACGCCCAGCTCATCCTCCACGAACTCGGTGAGTACCTTGGCTACTCGCCACCGCCGCTGTTGGAGCGGCTGATCGAAGACGCACAGAAGATCCACCAGCAACGACCGATCTTACAAGAGACGCTCGCTACCGCCACGCAACCGAGGTGTGAGTCTTAGCTAAAGACGAATGCTTTACGAACTTACAGCCGGCAGTATCAGATACAGTACGGTCTCTGCTGACGCTGGTGGTCAGCAGAGCCATCCTTCGAACGATCTGCGACCACGCCGCTCAGCCCGTGGCAGGTGTGCCGAAGGAACGCTGGGCGGCGACCTTTCGGTCGGCCGCCCAACTCATCCTCCACGAACTGGCGGCGGTCTACAGCTATCCACCACCCGATCTAGAGGCGTTTCTCACTCAGGAAGCACTCAATCAACCGCCATCACGCCAGACACTGATCGGGGAGGTGAGTGACGCGCTATCTGGCGGTTTGTCCGCTTAACCGAAGATGGATGCACGTTCAGGCGGCCAGGTGGGTGATGACTGCATCCTCGAAGTCTTGCACGCGGATTCTGACAGAATATGAAGCAGTAGTGTCTATCAGCGATTAATGTTCTCTGTT
This window of the Halapricum desulfuricans genome carries:
- a CDS encoding IS4 family transposase, with the translated sequence MRRLTTLFPSEFLEEHAEELGVVEREGKLQVPVLVWALVFGFAAGESRTLAGFRRSYNSTADETISPGGFYHRLTPTLAEYLRDLVERGLDEVAVPDAVDADIDRFRDVMIADGTVLRLHEFLSDEFQARHEEQAGATLHLLHNATDKTIERIDVTDEKTHDSTLFNTGSWLQGRLVLLDLAYFKYRRFALIDENDGYFVSRLKKSANPVITEELREWRGRAIPLEGKQIHDVVDDLSRKYIDVEVEAEFKRGPYEGTRSLDTKRFRVVGVRDEDADDYHLYITNLPREEFLPADLATLYRCRWEVETLFRELKTQYELDEFDTSDPDVVEILLYAALLSLLVSRELLDLVTEQADDEIVFPPERWAATFRSHAQLILHELGEYLGYSPPPLLERLIEDAQKIHQQRPILQETLATATQPRCES